The Lutra lutra chromosome 7, mLutLut1.2, whole genome shotgun sequence genome segment cttttattaatgtgttgtatcacattgattgatttgtggatgttgacccaaacttgcagcccaggaataaatcccacttggtcgtggtgaataatccttttaatgtactgttggatcctattggctagtattttggtgagaattttcgcatctgtgttcatcaaggatattggtctgcaattctcttttttgatgggatctttgtctggttttggatcaaggtgatgctggcctcataaaatgagtttggaactctattttttggaacagtttcaggagaataggaatgaattcttctttaaatgtttggtagaattcccctgggaaaccatctggcctggattcttgtttgtttggagatttttttttttttttattttaaatttctttaattgctAAATGCCTCTTTGGCTAGTGTTTGGAAGATCACTATTTAGTCCCACAACTGGCGCATTTTTCCACTTTCTCATCTTTTTGTTGCAAACCACCTAACAGTCTTATCTCCTCTGTTGAACATTGTTTGACACATTACTAAAATGGACCCTCTATGCTCTAACCACACAGAATAATAATGTTGGAAAATATGAATATCTAAGTGATTTgtaaaaggtattattttttcccttctgttttgaaattatttctaacaGTTTCTAAAGACATGGTCACGGCTGCCTGAAGCATGTCTTCTTCACTCATAGCATCTCCTGGATCACTAACCGGTGCTCCTGAACTTGTGGTCGGTCTCTCACACGGCTGTGACAGCTGTCCGGGAGgaccctgctgctgctgctgccgctttTCAAAGTAGGCTTCTCTTCTCTTCCGGAGCTCTTCTGAAGTCAGATGTGTATCTGAGGTGTGTGGAGTATCTTGAGATATGCTTCTGGAACTACCTTGCATACTGAGCTGAATAGCCCTGCGGAGATCTGCTTCTTCATCTTCCATGTCAATTTCTTGGCGACTTAGTGCCAAAGCCCTCTGCAAATCTTCCTCATCTTCGTCTAACGTGGCCGACCCATCGTTTGCTTCTAAAACTCGTTCCAGATCTgttttctggactctctgttctttCAGTTGTGCTAGTTCTTCTCCGATGAGTCTTGGTCTCTGCATCTGTTGGACCCTGATCATCTGTAGAAGTTGGTCGGCTTCACAATCTGGCAGGTCACCCTTAACAACAAATATAGAATAACCTTCCTTTTGTAATTGAGCCAAGAAAAGTGCAAGGTATGTGTCTGATATTAATTCTGGACCCGTCAAGAGAGAATTCAAGTTGAACCACTGTTTCCCTAATTTTCTAACTGTAAACCAGTGTTCTTTGTAATTGCATATAAATGATCTTTCATTTATGGGATCGATCCTGAGCCTCTGATACTCCGGACTATTGAAGAGAATTAGTTCTAAACCCCAAACTTTCAAGGCATTGCTTATAACTTGAATAGAGAAAAAACCACTGTCATCCATATTTCCAGAAGGCTGCTGTAAAAATGTGCGATAGTCTTCACTAGTAACACCTCCTTCTGCCATTCTCATCCTCTCTTCTTCATCTAGCTGATGTGCAATTGAAGATAATTCCACAGGGCTAAAATATTCTCCTTGCAATAGATTATTCAAGCAATGTTGAGCACAAAGTGAGCCTTCTTGTTTCTCGTGGAAGATGGACTCCATGTTTATTTGTctctgtttggagatttttgatgactgattcaatctccttaatggttatgggtctgttcaggttttctatttcttcctggttcagttgtggtagtttataggtctctaggaatgcatccatttcttccagatggtcaaatttgctggcgtatagttgctcataatatgttcttataattgtttgtatttctttggtattggttgtgatctcccctctttcattcatgattttattagtttgtgtcctttctcttttctttttgataactctggccaggggtttatcaatcttattaattctttcaaagaaccacctcctggTTTCAtcgatctgttctactgttcttttggtttctatttcattgatttctgctctgatctttattatttctcttatcctgctgggtttaggctttctttgcttttctttctctagctcctttaggtatagagttagtttgtgtacttgagacctttcttgtttcttgagaaaggcttgtatggctatatacgtTCCTCTctggactgcctttgctgtgttccaaagattttgaacagttgtgttttcattatcatttgtttccatgaatttttaaaattcttctttaatttcctggttgacccattcattctttagtaggatgctctttagcctccatgtatttgagttctttccaactttccacttgtggttgagttctagtttcaaagcattgtggtctgaaaatatgcagggaatgatcccaatcttttggtaccagttgacacctgatttgtgacccaggatgtgatctatttggataatgttccatgtgcactagagaagaatgtgtattctgttgctttgggatggaatgttctgaatatatctgtgatgtttatcaggtccagtgtgtcatttaaggtctttgtttccttgttgaacttttgcttagatgatctgtccgttTCAGTATGGGGGgctgttaaagtcccttacttttattgtattattctcaatgtgtttctttgattttgttattaattggtttacacaattggctgctcctatgttaggggtatatatatatatatatatgtatatatatatatatatataattttatttatttatttgacagagagagatcacaagtaaacagagaggcaggcagagagagagagaggaggaagcaggctccccattgagcagagaacccgatgtggggctcgatcccaggaccctgagatcatgacctgagctgaaggcagaggctttaacccactgagccacccaggcaccccggggtatagatatttaaaattgttagatcttcttgttggacagaccctttaagtatgatatagtgtccttcctcatctcttattatggtctttggcttaaaatccaatttgtctGATATAGGGATTCCcaccccagctttgttttgatgtccattagtatggtatattgttttctaccccctcactttaaatctggaggtgtctttgggtctaaaatgagtctcttatagacagcatattgatgggtctttttttttttaatccattctgacaccctgggtcttttgattggggcctttagtccatttacattcagtgtaactattgaaagatatgaatttagtgccattgtatttcctgtaaggtcactgttattgtatattgtctctgttcctttctggtctgttacttttaacctctctctttgcttagagggcccctttcaatatttcctatagggctggtttggtgtttgcaaattcttttagtttttgtttgtcctgggagattttatctctccttctattttcagtgacagcctagctggatatagtattcttggctgtatattctcatttattgctctgaatatatcatgccaatcctttctagcctgccaggtctctgtggataggtctgttgccaatctaatattcctaccattgtatgttatagaccttttgtcctgagctgctttcaggattttctctttgtcactgagacttgtaagttttactattagatgacatggtgtgaacctatttttattgattctgaggTGGATTCTCTGTgattcctggattttgatgcttgttccctttgctgtattagggaaattctcaactataattcactccaatataccttcttctcccctctctctttctttttcttcttctgggatcccaattattctaatattgtttcatcttatgacatcacttatctcttgagttctcccctcgtggtctagtagttgtttatctctttttttctcagcttctttattctccatcatctggtcttctatatcaataattctctcctctgtctcatttatcctagcagtaagagcctccatttttaaaaggatcttatttatttatttattttagaggcaggatgaaagaagagaaagagagagagagagcatgagagggggaagggcagaaggagaagcagaccctctgctgagcagccccaccccccaccccacgatGTGTAGCTCGATCCTTGAACTCtagaatcttgacctgagctgaaggcagtcgctcaaccaactgagccacccaggtgccccaagagcctccatttttaaaatttcacctcattaatagctttttaaaatttcaacttggttagattttagttcttttatttctccagaaagaggttctttgtgcttttttcaagctcagctagcatcttgataatcatcattctgaactctggttctgacatcttactaacaGCCATATTGATTGGGACCCTAgccatcggtactgcctcttgttttcgtttttttttttttttttttttttttttttttttgaggtttttctgccttgtcattttatccaggtaagaatagatgaatgagagaacaaaatacttaaagagtagcaacgaccccagaaaacagaaaaatacacactaaccaaatcagaagagacccaaaaccaggaggagaagaaaggagggaaaaaaaatacacacacacacacacacacactggtgaatagaacagaatcaCACACTTGGTTTTGGGTGTATtttttctgttagaagaaactgtctcccaaaattttaaagaaagaaaatttacatatatacaaaaataagggtaaacatgatgaaaggatggaatatgactgtaaagatgaaaattttaaaaaattctaaaaagggaattgataagaagttggttgaaaaaagagaagaaaaaaagagagagagagaaaaaggagagaatgtgatgaggctggagactagaacaaagccatatgctagatttagggtacattttgatctgttagaagaaacggtatcccaaaattttaaagaaagaaaaatctatatgtatacaaataataaggttaaatacaatgaagggatagaatatgacaatgaaaattaaaaaagatttttaaaaaggtattgataaaaatagataaaaatgttaaaataggaaagaggaaaaattaaaaaatagaataagaaaaaaataaaattaataaaatttagctTTGAAAGACTAATGagtcatgggaaaaaagccatgaattccagatgttgcattcccctagctctggagttccgcaGTTTTCATTGGTCGGTGAATTTGGTCTTTGGtggatcttctgggggaggaacCTTGTGCAGAGATTCTCAAAcatctttgcctgaggcagaattgcaccacccttgccaggggccagcctaagtaatctgctcaggttcgctcttgggagcttttgttccctgaatgctatCTGTATTGCTTTGGAGGACGGAGAATGAAAAAGATGCCCTACCAATCTCCGGCCcctaggagctgagagctcagggcccttcTCCTCAGTGTGCgcacagagaaaagcagtcaatccctcctgtctccctggtctctggctgcactctgtgctcacctggcctgtgaccgagagtttctgtctctggcgcgcggccccgtttggagtctccaaacccagcagattcctgctgagctGCACCTCCCAGAgtaggaaggtgagtctccctgatctgccacttgtggggtccctgctcaaagggcAGTGGTcagactgtgccttggatcagagtttaaggtaaccctgagctgagatcccctcctcagctccatctctgcagctggcttccctgctctgatacctgcgagctctgtcaCACTTAGGCACCTCTGATCTTTCTGTGTCcctctgggtcctgagaccacactgtccctgtaagggctccacccccgcttagtcTCTGGAGTgccatccctcagtggagcagatttctagaagttctgattttgtgctccactgctccaccacttgccgggagctggcccacCCCCCCGTGGTCTCTCTTCCCgttgcttcggattcacttctccacacgtcctaccgTCTGGAAagtgttgcttttctgttcctagaattgttgctcttcttctcttctatatcctattgagtttgtagctgttcagGATGGTTtaatagctatctagctgaactcctgggaccccaCAGAACCCTGTGCCATCCAATTTGGTGGACACTAGCCACTcatagctataaaaataaaaataaaataaaatgaaataaaatgggaatttcTGCTTTAAGCCAAGATGAAATACCATGGATCAGAGCCATCTTTCCATCTGAAATAAGTGAGAAATGGACAAAAGTATGTGAAAAATCTGTTGTCAAGGCCTATGAAGTCAAGTGATGGAGGACAGAGAGATGCTGGAGACCAGTGAGGGGAGTCCTGCAGCTGGCCCAGCTCACAGCTGGGGAGAATGTCCTTGCAGGAGGGAGGGGTGTAGGCAGAGCCCAGCAACTCCCTGCAATGAGGGTGGAGCCAAGGAGGGGGACCAAGGAGACGAGAATGTGAGGCCAGTGGGTTAGAGAGGAGAGGGCTACCACAAGAGCTCTGGGATTGAAGAGCATCCCTCTGAGGACTCAGATGGTTCAATTGAGGACTGATAAGCTCATGTGAGTGAGGGAGCTTTTCAAGGCAGGGGAAAGGTATCACCTCGTCCCAATAGTCAGTCTGGAAAATCTCAGGGCTCCTTGGACAGAATACTCTCAAGGACCTTGCTTTCATAGTGGGGATAACCAGCCCCAGACTGAGCCCTGCTCCTGTCCTGCCTAAAAGCATCTTGAAAACAAGTCCTGAATGATCAAACTATCACCAAGTGACTTAACTGTATGTCAGAGAAAGCTCAAGAATCCAGCATCCAACAGGATAAAACTCACAGTGTGTGGAATCACATAAAAAATTCACAAGGgagcaaagaagtagaaaaacacAACTCATAATGAGGGGATAAGTCACCAAAACCAACCCAAAActgacacagatgttagaatCAGCAGACAAAAGCATTAAAACAGTTATTACAGCTGGATTCCATATGTTCAAAAAGTTAAGCAGAGACATGGAAGATGTAAAAACAGACCTAAACtaaacttctagaaatgaaaagtacaatgTCCTAGATGAGAACACAGCAGATATGATTAATGGTGGATCAGACAGTGAGGAAGAAGTGATTAGCAACCTCGAGGATGTAGCCATAGAAGCAATCCAAAATGAAGCATGGAGAGGGAGTATTAATTCAGAAATGAACAGAGTACCAGTGAACTGTGGGAGAACTTTAAATGGCCTCAAATGTGTAATTAGAGTATCTGAAAGAGAGCTAGGGGCAGAGAAATGTGAGAAGAGATAATGGCCAAACAGTTTCCATATATGAGGAAGCCTATAAACTCACAGATTGAGGAAGTTCAAGGAAGACAGAGTAtgggaaatatgaaaaatgaaaaacctctGACAGCAAAGCATATCTTAATCAAATTACTCAAAACCAGTGATAAAGACAAGATCACAAACtcagccagaaaaataaaagagaagatttaCACCATGGAAACAAGTGAGGCTGGCAACAGACTTGCTGTGGGAAATGTAAGCCAGGAGCTGTGGCAGGATCTCTAAAATCCAGACAGAAAGACATCTGTTGATCTGGAATTCCATACCCAGCAAAAATGTCTTCCAAAACCAAAGGCAAGATAAAGACTTACAAACACACAGAAGCTGAAAGAATCACTCTCCAGAAGACCTGAGCTGCGAGAAATGTTAAAGGGTGTCCTTCAGGCAGGAGGAGGACACCAGGTAGGCACGGAGGTCTATATACAGGAATGGGAAGTACTGGAACTGGCACTTTTCTATGTAAACATATAAGATCTATTTTCATTATACAAGTATATTTAACAGATACTTGTCTGAACAAACATGATAACCACGTCGTATGGGGTTTATGatgtatgtgaaaataaaatgcatgaagaCAATAGCACAAAGGCTTTGGGGGGAAATTGGCAATAAACTCTTGTAATGTTACTATGTTGTACATGAAGTGGTAATAATATCACCTGAAGGCAGAGTGTGATAAGTTATGGATGTGTACTATAAACCTTATGACAATCGAGAGATTACAAAACAGAGTCATAGCTAAGAAGTCAACAAAAAGACTAAATAGAATAGTAGAAACATATttaattaatccaaaagaaggtagaaagagaggaaaaagagaaaagcagatgggacaaatagaaaataaatgacaagataATAGACTTAATACCATGAAttatacattaaatgtaaatggattaaatatctCAAGAGACAGAGGACAAATTGTATAGAAAAGCAAGATCCAACCacatgctgtctataagaaacacacttcaaatataaagatacaaataactaaaagtaaaagaattgGAAAGGACATACTATGCTAACATTTATGCAAAGACCTCTGGAGTGACTATATTAATACAAAGTAAAACAGAATCCAGAGCACAGAATAGTaccaggaattaaaaaaaagtttcataatgataaaggggtccaTTCATGAAGAGGACataataatcctaaatgtttatgcaCCTCATAATGTAGCTTCAAAAGAtatgaaacaaaacccaaaagagttACAAGGAGAAATCAGACAAATCTGCAGTATGGCCAGAATTTTAATACTCATCTATTGGAAATTCTCACGAGTCAACAGAACATCAATCATAGGGCCGTGTGAAAGTGTGGGAGATCAGAtgtgactgactttttttttttttaaagattttatttatttatttgacagagagagatcacaagcagatggagaggcaggcagagaaagagagagagggaagcaggctccccgctgagcagagagcccgatgcgggcctcgatcccaggaccctgagatcatgacctgagccgaaggcagcggcttaacccactgagccacccaggcgcccgtgactGACTTTTATAAAGCCCTTCACCCAACACAGGATAGCCATTCTTGTCAAGCATGTGTGGAACACTTATTAGGAGAGGCCAAGTTCTGTACCATAAAACAAGTCGAAAACATAAAAGGATCCAAGTTATAAAAGTCTGTTATCTGCATATAAtggaattaaatcagaaatgGGAGATTCTTGGAAAATCTCCCACATTTGGAAACTAAGCAACACATTTTAATAACCCGtaggacaaagaagaaatcaaaagggaaattagaaagtattttgaactgaatcaaaatgaaaacttggcAAATCCCACAGAACATGTGTAGATTTAGTTAAAGCACTACTTAGGCTGACAGTGATAGCATCAAATTCCTACATTAGGAAAGAAGACATACTTCAAATCAATGACCTCAGCatccaccttaagaaactagaaaaaggagagcaaagaaaTCCCAGAGTGAGACAAGACAAAGGCAGTAATAGAGATCAGAGTGAAAATCAGCAAAATAGTAAACAGAAAAACGATAGAGAAAATCACTGAGACTAAAGCTGGTCCTTCAAGGTGATCAATAAAACAACCAGCCTTTGGCAGGGCTgattgggagagaaagagaaactgatcACTGGCATTGGAAATGAAAGAGGTGACATCAGGATGGATCTCGGTGACATTACAAGGATGGGGGAATTTATGGACACTTTGTACTGATAAATTTAACTGATAAGTGAAGTAGAgaatttcttgaaagacacaaattacaaaATCATGCAGGATGAAATAGCTTGTGTGCCTTATGTCTATGAAAGACATCAAATTTGCCGTTGAAAGCCCTACTACAGGGAGACTCCAGGCTTTCCTGATGAATTTTACCTCGAGCTGGAGGGAAGGACACCACTAAGCAGATGCTACCAGGATGATATCCAGAgaacaaataagcacatgaaaaggtgtgcAACACTGCCGGGTGTGGAAGGGGTGGGAATTCAAACCGCCACGAGCCTCAGCCACACGCCTGTTAGAACGGTGGCATCGAGGCCTGACCGGGCTtctgggaggatggggaggagataAAGCCTCAGAGCTGCGGGACGGAGGGCCAAACCACACGACCGCTTTGCAGAGCAGTGTGGCTGTGTCTTAAACCGTGAGACACGCACCTGCAGTAGGGTCCGGCCATTCCGTTGCAAGAG includes the following:
- the LOC125105342 gene encoding ataxin-3-like, yielding MESIFHEKQEGSLCAQHCLNNLLQGEYFSPVELSSIAHQLDEEERMRMAEGGVTSEDYRTFLQQPSGNMDDSGFFSIQVISNALKVWGLELILFNSPEYQRLRIDPINERSFICNYKEHWFTVRKLGKQWFNLNSLLTGPELISDTYLALFLAQLQKEGYSIFVVKGDLPDCEADQLLQMIRVQQMQRPRLIGEELAQLKEQRVQKTDLERVLEANDGSATLDEDEEDLQRALALSRQEIDMEDEEADLRRAIQLSMQGSSRSISQDTPHTSDTHLTSEELRKRREAYFEKRQQQQQGPPGQLSQPCERPTTSSGAPVSDPGDAMSEEDMLQAAVTMSLETVRNNFKTEGKK